One window of Chryseobacterium indologenes genomic DNA carries:
- a CDS encoding D-2-hydroxyacid dehydrogenase, with amino-acid sequence MKVLANDGISKAGENALKEAGIEILDNRVAQDHVINFINDNNVDVLLVRSVTKVRQELIDACPGLKIIGRGGIGMDNIDVEYARSKGIKVINTPTASSKSVAELVFGHFISLARFLHESNRLMPLEGDTHFSAMKKSFSNAYELSGKTLGVIGFGSIGQEVIKIGIALGMKVNVLTRSPKTEVLTLNFFNGQSVDFEITSTNDMDAFLKDADFISINTPKTNEYIIDTPQFEKMKDGVYIVNTARGGVINEVTLIDFIESGKVAGAALDVFENEPSPELPLLMNPALSLSPHVGGNTVDAQEKIGIELAEQIIKLQKETIR; translated from the coding sequence ATGAAAGTTTTAGCAAACGATGGAATCTCAAAAGCAGGAGAAAACGCTTTAAAAGAAGCCGGAATTGAAATCCTGGACAATAGAGTGGCTCAGGATCACGTTATTAATTTTATCAACGATAATAATGTGGACGTCCTTCTTGTAAGAAGTGTAACGAAAGTGAGACAGGAACTGATTGATGCATGTCCCGGCCTTAAAATCATTGGAAGAGGCGGTATCGGGATGGACAACATTGACGTGGAATATGCCAGAAGCAAGGGTATTAAAGTAATCAATACTCCTACGGCATCTTCAAAATCAGTGGCAGAGTTGGTTTTCGGACATTTCATTTCACTGGCAAGATTCCTTCACGAATCCAACAGACTGATGCCTCTGGAAGGAGATACTCATTTCAGTGCTATGAAAAAGTCATTCAGCAATGCTTATGAACTTTCAGGGAAAACATTAGGAGTAATCGGCTTTGGAAGTATTGGCCAGGAAGTTATAAAAATAGGAATTGCTTTAGGAATGAAAGTAAATGTTCTGACAAGAAGCCCAAAAACGGAAGTTCTTACCCTGAACTTCTTCAACGGACAGTCTGTCGACTTTGAAATCACATCCACCAATGATATGGATGCGTTTCTGAAAGATGCAGACTTCATCAGTATCAATACTCCGAAAACGAATGAATATATTATAGATACCCCTCAGTTTGAAAAAATGAAAGACGGAGTCTATATTGTAAATACTGCAAGAGGAGGTGTCATCAATGAAGTGACACTGATCGATTTTATTGAATCAGGAAAAGTAGCCGGAGCGGCATTGGATGTTTTTGAAAATGAACCAAGCCCTGAGCTTCCTTTACTGATGAACCCTGCACTATCTCTTTCTCCGCACGTTGGAGGAAATACAGTAGATGCTCAGGAAAAAATCGGTATCGAACTTGCAGAACAAATTATTAAGCTACAAAAAGAAACTATAAGATAA
- a CDS encoding DUF1015 domain-containing protein: protein MPVFKPFRGIRPHRDFESTFPTHPLDNFTQEEIAEKAQVENTYINMIKPYVVSKSKDIDRNLRKIRSTFEELLDEKKLVQDNSAYYLYEQIYPNKQVFRGLLGLASIEDFWNGKIKRHESTIPQKKEKLAHYLEKVNLQAEPVLLTYPANSKIELLMNHEEKNVPIFNHVDTIGIRHKIWRIDNRLKLQQFKEVIDQIDSFYIADGHHRIGSTAINAKYHKEKNKKHNGTELYNFVYSFIVSNQSIKIHDYNRILHDLNGISPEDFLKELEKYFLIHEKGETSYYPSQKFHISMYMDGKFYSLHVKHDLRSKEMSLDNLDHHLIDKYIFKNILKIEDPDSSELISYVKGTSNINGINLLKEKVDSGEGKVGFGIYPVSFNDMIKISDLKLSMPPKCTFIEPKLITALVMYDMKP, encoded by the coding sequence ATGCCTGTTTTTAAACCTTTCCGTGGAATAAGACCTCATAGAGACTTCGAGAGTACTTTCCCTACCCATCCACTGGATAATTTTACCCAGGAAGAGATTGCTGAGAAGGCTCAAGTTGAAAATACTTACATCAATATGATTAAACCCTATGTTGTAAGTAAATCTAAAGATATTGACCGGAATCTGCGAAAGATCCGTTCTACATTTGAAGAACTTCTGGACGAGAAGAAATTGGTCCAAGACAATTCAGCTTACTATCTTTATGAGCAGATCTACCCCAACAAACAGGTGTTCCGAGGACTTCTGGGATTAGCGAGTATTGAAGATTTCTGGAATGGTAAAATCAAAAGACATGAAAGTACCATTCCTCAGAAAAAAGAAAAACTGGCTCATTACCTTGAAAAAGTAAATCTGCAGGCAGAACCCGTACTCCTTACCTATCCGGCCAATTCAAAAATTGAGCTGCTGATGAATCATGAGGAGAAAAACGTTCCTATCTTCAACCATGTAGATACCATCGGTATCAGACATAAAATCTGGAGAATAGATAACCGCCTGAAACTACAGCAGTTTAAAGAAGTAATAGATCAGATTGATTCATTTTATATTGCTGACGGACACCATAGAATTGGTTCTACAGCAATAAATGCAAAATATCATAAGGAGAAAAACAAAAAACATAATGGTACAGAGCTTTACAACTTTGTCTACAGTTTTATTGTTTCCAACCAGTCTATTAAAATTCATGATTATAACAGAATCTTACATGACCTGAATGGTATTTCTCCTGAAGATTTCCTGAAGGAACTTGAAAAATATTTCCTTATTCATGAAAAAGGAGAAACATCTTACTACCCTTCTCAGAAATTCCACATTTCAATGTACATGGATGGGAAGTTCTACTCTCTTCACGTGAAGCATGATCTTCGTTCCAAAGAGATGTCTCTGGATAACCTGGATCACCACCTTATTGACAAGTATATTTTCAAAAATATCCTTAAAATTGAAGATCCGGACAGCTCTGAGCTTATCTCTTATGTAAAAGGAACTTCCAATATCAACGGAATCAATCTTTTAAAAGAAAAGGTAGACAGCGGTGAAGGCAAAGTTGGTTTCGGAATTTATCCCGTAAGTTTTAATGATATGATTAAAATTTCGGATTTAAAATTAAGTATGCCCCCAAAATGTACATTTATTGAACCAAAATTGATTACAGCCCTGGTAATGTACGATATGAAACCTTAA